A stretch of the Cyanobacteria bacterium GSL.Bin1 genome encodes the following:
- the crtD gene encoding C-3',4' desaturase CrtD, translating to MSNSVVVIGAGIGGLTTGALLAKRGYSVTVYDQAYVAGGCASTFQRHGLTFDVGATQVAGLEKGGIHEQIFTELGIEVPPATPCDPACAVYLPGETTPINIWRNPTQWREERRRQFPRSERFWRLMEILFAASWRFQAREPVLPPRNLWDFWQLLSAVRPDTLITLPFTVLTVGNLLRVLGLYDDKRLRTFLDLQLKLYSQVNADETALLYAATALGVSQAPQGLWHLQGSMQVLSTRLVKGLRKQGGKIRLRHSVTRVHCQQGKMTGVTVCNDRTGAVWREEADVVVANVTVQNLLKLLADPDNSFGASDLFLRGYQRRVENLPAANGAFVLYLGVDRRAIPQNCPPHLQFLYNYQGAIGEKNSLFVSVSQPGDRRAPEGKATLTASSFTDVTQWWTATAEEYEALKQDYVETAIQRLSQYFHLTPETMIHQEAATPRTFARFTAREAGYVGGLGQRISTFGPFGFANRTPVENLWLVGDCTHPGEGTAGVSYSALTTVRQIEAKQR from the coding sequence ATGTCAAACTCAGTCGTTGTTATCGGTGCAGGAATTGGTGGACTAACTACAGGAGCGTTACTAGCTAAACGCGGTTATTCTGTCACTGTCTATGATCAGGCGTATGTTGCCGGAGGATGTGCTTCTACATTTCAACGTCATGGTTTGACATTTGATGTCGGTGCCACCCAAGTCGCCGGCTTAGAAAAAGGGGGAATTCATGAACAAATCTTTACAGAATTAGGGATTGAGGTTCCTCCAGCAACCCCTTGCGATCCAGCCTGTGCCGTTTACCTTCCTGGCGAAACCACTCCCATTAATATTTGGCGCAACCCGACCCAATGGCGCGAAGAGCGAAGACGGCAATTTCCAAGGAGCGAACGATTTTGGCGACTGATGGAAATTTTATTTGCAGCCAGTTGGCGCTTTCAAGCACGGGAGCCTGTCCTTCCCCCTCGTAACCTCTGGGATTTTTGGCAACTCCTTTCTGCAGTCCGTCCCGATACTTTGATAACGCTGCCGTTTACGGTACTGACCGTTGGCAATCTGTTGCGTGTTTTGGGGCTATATGATGACAAGCGATTACGGACGTTTCTAGATCTGCAATTAAAGCTCTATTCCCAAGTGAATGCAGATGAAACCGCTTTATTGTATGCGGCAACTGCATTAGGCGTTTCCCAGGCTCCGCAAGGGTTATGGCATTTACAAGGGAGTATGCAGGTTTTAAGTACGCGCTTAGTGAAAGGATTAAGAAAACAAGGCGGTAAAATACGACTCCGCCATTCTGTAACAAGGGTTCATTGTCAACAAGGAAAAATGACTGGCGTAACGGTTTGCAATGATCGAACCGGGGCAGTGTGGCGAGAAGAAGCAGATGTTGTAGTAGCAAATGTGACTGTACAGAATTTATTAAAGTTATTAGCCGACCCTGATAATTCGTTTGGTGCCTCTGACCTTTTTTTACGAGGGTATCAAAGACGAGTGGAAAACTTACCGGCTGCTAATGGTGCGTTTGTGCTTTACTTAGGTGTAGATCGGCGTGCTATTCCCCAAAATTGTCCGCCTCATCTTCAGTTTCTCTATAATTACCAGGGCGCGATCGGCGAGAAAAATTCCTTATTTGTTTCCGTCAGTCAGCCCGGAGATAGACGGGCACCAGAAGGTAAAGCAACTCTTACTGCCTCTTCCTTTACAGATGTTACTCAATGGTGGACTGCGACTGCTGAGGAGTACGAGGCATTGAAGCAAGATTATGTTGAAACAGCGATCCAACGTCTTAGTCAATATTTTCACCTTACCCCAGAAACAATGATTCACCAAGAAGCGGCAACTCCGAGAACATTTGCGCGTTTCACTGCTCGGGAAGCGGGATATGTGGGAGGATTAGGACAACGAATCTCAACCTTTGGTCCGTTTGGGTTTGCCAATCGGACACCTGTGGAAAATCTCTGGTTAGTAGGCGACTGTACACATCCGGGAGAAGGTACGGCTGGTGTGAGCTATTCGGCATTGACAACAGTCCGCCAAATTGAGGCAAAGCAGCGGTGA